The genomic region ATTTGCGCACCCAGTTTGGCTGGAAGATCATCTTTATTCAAGCTACGGTGGTTATCGCCATCAACCTACTGACAGTGTTGTTCTTCTTTAAAGAGCCCGTAGTAGCCCACAAAGAAAAACAACCCATCCTCACTGAGATCAAGAACTCTGTAATGAATATCGTCGATGCACTCAAGGACAAGCGCCTTACCATCCTCCTTATACTGATGATGGCTTTCTGGACGATGTTCAACCAGCTTTTCTATACCCTGCCTAACTTCATTGAGGACTGGGTAAACTCATCAGCCTTGAGCAATTGGATCAACCAGCACCTGCCTTTCTTAGGGCAGCTACTTACCCAAGATGGACAAGTGAAGCCCGAGTGGTTCACTAACATCGACTCACTGATGATCATCCTCTTGCAGGTGATGGTATCGTACTTCGTCACTAAGATGAAGCACATACACGCGATGATCCGTGGGGCTATCATCGCCACTATTGGGGTGAGCCTGACGTTCTTCACTCATAATTGGGTGTTTACTGTGCTCGGTACGATGATTTTTGCTATTGGCGAAATGGCTTCAAGCCCTACCCTATCTTCATTTATTGCAATGATTACCCCAAAAGGGAAAGAAGCGCTCTACCAAGGGACGTATTTCTTACCTGTGGCGGCAGGCAACTTCTTTACGGGCTTTATCGCTGGGGACTTGTACCAAGCGTGGTCGGATAAGTTTACACTTTTGCAGAAATATATGGGTGCTAAGGGAATGAACATCCCTGAGGTGGTAAGCAGTGATGTGTATACTCAGCAGGCGTCGCAGGCATTGAGTATGAATACTGAGCAATTCCGCAGTACTTTCCAGATAGGGCAAGAGAACGTGGATTGGAGCGCTGTGGTGCAACAGGTGCGCCTCTATGCCGAGCAACACGCTATCGACATTAGTGCCTTGCCTTTGCCTTCAAAGAAAGTGTTCTTCAACGAGGCTGCCAACCAGTTGCAGATGCAGCCTTGGGAGCTAACACAACAGCTATGGGACACTTATCACCCCAATAAGCTATGGCTGGTGATCTGCGGGGTAGGCATCTTCGCAGTGGTGTCGTTATACCTTTACAATTTGCTGTTGGTACGCCCCTTAAGAAGTAAATCAAGCGGAGAAGAATAATTAAATTTGCTTTTTCATAGAAGTCCCCTATGTGCCATACAGAGCGCATAGGGGATTTTCGTTTACTTTATGAGCTTTGCCACTGTGCGGAACTGAGGGTGTTCTGAGGTGCGCAATAGGGCAAAGAGCGCTGACTCGGTGGTGGTGAGCTTTACACCCTCACTTTGTAGCATTGCAAGGGCTGTGGCTTTATTATCGGCGGTGCGCGAGGAAACGGCATCGGCTACGACATAAACCTCAAAGCCTGCCTCGAGCATATCGAGCGCCGTTTGGTAGATACATATATGGGTTTCTATCCCAATGAGGAGCACCTGCGGACGGTAATGAGTTTGCAGCCTCTCGACGAACTCAGGGTTGCCATAGGCGGAGAAGGTTTTCTTCGTTATCGCTCCGTTGTCTGTCCGAAGGGCAACAAGCGAGGGATGGGTAGCTCCGAGCTTGTCGGGGGTTTGCTCTACCCAAAGGATAGGAATGCCGAGTGCTTGGGCTCCTTGCACCATAATACGGCTATTGGCAAGCATCTCGTCGGACTTATAAACGATCTGGGAGAGCTTTCCTTGAATGTCTAATACGACTAACTGTGTTTGTTGGATTTGTAACATATTGATTTGATTTCTGTTTAAACTTTTAAACCTGTTGTTGATATATCCAATGTTAATCATCCTTTCCTATTTCTTTGTTCTTTTGTCTTGAAACAAAAGAACCAAAAATTCAAGGCTGTGGATGCTTAGGCGAGTAAATCAACGTCCCTCGCTGAAAATCTTTTAACTCGCTATCGCTCGAACAGAAAAGATTTTCCACGCTCGTGCCGCTGATTTACTCAGCCACGCCTCCAAGGCCAGCCCAGATCGTGAAAGCGATCCGTGAATAGCGCAAAGGGAAAAGTTTAAACAAGTTCTTACTTTATTGAAAGGGCAAAGATAGGATTTTTTATTGAAATTTTAGCAGTTCGCTACTTTTTTGTATCTTTGCACCCGCTATGGAGGATACAAAAAGAGACATACGCGCCTTGACCAAGGAGGAACTCAGGAGCTTCTTTGAGGCTAATGGAGATAAGGCTTTCAGGGGGAATCAGGTGTATGAGTGGCTTTGGAATAAGGGGTTGCATCGTTTTGAGGATATGACGAACCTTCCGAAGGCAACCCGCGAGATGCTTGAGGCGCATTTTGCCATTAACCACATCAAGGTGGATGTGATGCAGCGCAGCGATGATGGTACTATCAAGAATGCCGTGCGGCTACACGATGGGTTGCTGGTGGAATCGGTGCTCATCCCGACGGAGAACAGAACTACTGCCTGTGTGTCAAGCCAAGTGGGGTGTAGCTTGAATTGTTCGTTTTGTGCTACAGCGCGTTTGAAACGTATGCGCAATTTGCTTCCTGATGAGATTTTCGACCAAGTGAAAGTGATTGATGACCAGAGCAAAATGTTTTTCGGTCGGCCTTTATCAAACATTGTGTTTATGGGAATGGGTGAACCGCTGATGAACTACAACAATGTGCTTAAAGCTATTGATAAAATCACCTCGGAGGAGGGTTTGGGGATGTCAGCCAAGCGCATCACAGTGTCGACTTCGGGAGTGCCGAAACTCATTAAGAAAATGGCGGATGATGGCGTGAAGTTTAAGTTGGCAGTCTCTCTCCACTCAGCGATCGATGAGGTGCGTACCAGCATTATGCCTTTCAACACGCAGTTTCCGCTTTCTGAACTTCGAGAAGCCCTTTCCCACTGGTACCAGAAGACAAAAAACAGGATTACTTACGAATACGTGGTGTGGAAAGGCATCAATGACCAGAAGAAAGACGTCGACGCACTGATAAAATTCTGCAAGTTTGCCCCTTCAAAGGTGAACCTAATAGAATACAACCCTATTGACGATGGCAACTTCCAGCAAGCCGCTGCCGAAAGCCTCACAATGTATCAAACAATGCTTGAAGACGCAGGGATTACCGTTACGGTGCGCCGCTCACGAGGGAAAGACATTGATGCCGCTTGTGGGCAATTGGCAAACAAGGCTGCCAAAGAATAGATAGGCGCAATATTAGAAAAATCTTGTAAAAATTCGTGTAGAATAACCGTGTGTAAAATAAAAAACGTATCTTTGCACGGTGAAAAGAATTTTAATTTATTTAACAATGAAAAGATTTATTTTTTTATCCGTAATGATGTTTGCTTTCCTTTCTTCGTGTGGAAGTAAAGACGATGACAAAATGCCTAATGATGCTACTATCGAAAAAATGCTTGTAGGCAGATGGAAAATGATTGCCATTGGCTTGAACGGCAATAATAAAGAAGTAGAACGTATCCCCTATGCATCACCACCTTATGAGTGTCAGCATTTACTCATAAATGTTCAAAAGTCAGGGCAAGTATTTCTTTACAGAGAATGTCCAACCGATTATAAGAAGGCTTCCCCTTCACTAACAACAGATTTTACATATCGTGTGTCAGGAAGAACAATTCTCACAGAATATCCTGGACATCCTGGGGAAGGAGAGAAACTAAAAATAGATAGCATCACAGACGACGCCTTTGAGCTTGCACCAAGAGATAAACACGTATCTGAAACGCGATTCAAAGCAAGCGTTGTTAAATATATTCTACGCTACGAACGCATTGAATAACTTATGAATGTTAAAATCCACTCAAACGATAATGTATTTAAATGCAATATTATGTGCTTTTAACAATGGTAATGTAGTATATAAGAATATTTTAGGACAATGAATTACGATCATAAAAAGATAGAAGCCTTCTGGCAAGCCTATTGGGCGGAGCACCAGACTTTCAAGGCAAACAACGCTACCGACAAGCCGAAATACTATGTGCTGGATATGTTCCCTTATCCATCGGGGGCTGGGCTGCACGTCGGGCACCCACTCGGCTATATTGCCAGTGATATCGTAGCGAGATACAAGCGCCATAAGGGTTTCAACGTATTACACCCACAAGGCTACGACAGCTTTGGGCTTCCTGCCGAACAATATGCCATTGCCACTGGGCAACACCCTGCCATCACCACGGCGCAGAACATTGCCCGCTATAGAGAGCAGCTCGACAAGATGGGCTTCTCATTTGATTGGAGCAGAGAGGTTAAAACCTCCGACCCTAATTACTACAAGAACACACAATGGATCTTCGCTCAGCTGTTCGAGGCTTGGTACGACAAAAACGCCGATAAAGCCCAGCCGATAAGCGCCCTCATCGACATTTTCACCTCCCAAGGCAACGGAAAGGTCAATGCCGCTTGCGACGACGACACACCTACCTTTAGTGCCGAAGAGTGGAACGCTTTTCCGCCTGAACGCCAGCAGGAAATCCTTTTGAAATACCGACTTACCTACCTCGCCGAGACGGAAGTAAACTGGTGTCCTGCGCTGGGCACCGTCCTTGCGAATGACGAGGTGATTAACGGTCGCTCAGAGCGTGGCGGCCACCCTGTGATCCGTAAGAAAATGACACAATGGAGTATGCGCATTACGGCGTACGCTGAGCGCCTACTCACTGGCTTACAATCCATCGATTGGAGCGAATCCATCAAGGAAAGCCAGCGCAATTGGATAGGTAAATCCGTCGGCGCCAGTATTACTTTTCACCTTCAAAATAGTAATGAAAATGACCCTGTAATCGAGGTCTTCACCACGCGCCCCGACACTATTTACGGCGTAACTTACCTCACCCTTGCGCCTGAACATCCACTGGTGGAGCAAATCACTTCGACAGCCCAGCAGCAAGCCGTTTTGCAATACAAAGAGGAGGCTTCCAAGCGGTCGGAACGCGATCGTATGGCGGATACTAAAACCATCTCGGGGGTGTTTACGGGTGCCTACGCCCTACACCCGCTTACCCACCAGCCGATACCCATTTGGGTGGGCGACTACGTGCTTTCCAATTATGGGACGGGCGCTGTGATGGCAGTACCCGCAGGCGACGACCGTGATTTCGCCTTTGCACAATTTTTTAAAGGAAAAACAGGGATGCCAGCTATCAAAAACATCTTTGATAAAGACATTTCTGAGGGGGCGTACACCGAAAAAGGCGGCTTCAAGTTGCAAAACTCCGACGTGTTGAACGGTTTGGACTACAAAGAAGCCTTCACCAAAGCCATAGAAACCTTAATCGCTGCGAAATCAGGTGCCCGCAAGGTGAATTATCGCTTGAGAGATGCTGTTTTTTCTCGACAACGCTATTGGGGAGAACCTTTCCCCGTGTATTACGTCAATAATTTGCCACAACTGATCGACGAAAAATATTACCCCATCCTCCTGCCAGAGGTAGAGAAATATTTACCAACGGAAACGGGCGAACCACCGTTGGGGAACGCTTCTGTGTGGGCGTGGGACACTGAAAGCGGCGCGGTAGTCGAAAATGCAAAAGTGAACAACACTACCGTCTTCCCGATGGAGCTCAATACGATGCCTGGGTGGGCTGGCTCCTCGTGGTACTGGCTTTCGTATATGCGCGATGCCGCCCACCGCGAAGGTTTCCCCGAAAGTGCCGAAGTGAATTACTGGCGCGACGTAGATTTATACGTCGGGGGTAGTGAGCACGCCACTGGGCACTTGCTGTACAGCCGTTTTTGGAATAAATTCCTCAAAGACATCGGTAGGGTAAGCGTTGAGGAACCCTTTACAAAGCTCATCAACCAAGGGATGATCTTAGGAATGAGCGCCTTTGCTTATCGTCTGGAAGGAACCAACACCTTCGTGAGCAAAAACCGCATCAATGGCAGAAAAGTACAACCTTTGCACGTCGATATTTCCCTACTGAAGGATGTTACCGACGAGTTGGATATTGATAAATTCAAAAGCTGGCGTGCCGACTATGCTAACGCCGAATTCGAGTTGGAAGACGGCAGGTACCTCTGTGGACGCGAAGTAGAAAAGATGTCCAAATCGAAGTACAACGTTGTCAATCCTGACGATATCTGTATGCAGTATGGTGCCGATACATTGCGCCTGTACGAGATGTTCCTCGGACCGATAGATCAAGCTAAACCTTGGAATACGGCTGGCATCTCAGGGGTATACAACTTTTTGCGCAAACTATGGCGCCTCTACGCAGGGGAAAACGGACTTCAAGTGAATGATGAGACACCTACCGAAGGAATGCTAAAATCACTTCACAAGACTATTAAAAAGGTGAATGAAGATATAGAGTCGTTTTCGTTTAACACCTCTATAAGCCAATTTATGATATGCGTCAATGAGCTCAGCGCCCAAAAGTGTCGCAGTAGGGCAGTGTTGGAGCCACTGGTAGTGCTACTATCGCCCTTTGCGCCGCATATCGCTGAAGAACTGTGGCACCTACTGGGGCACAACCAGAGTGTGGAATACACTCCTTACCCCCTTCACGAGGATAAGTACTTGGTGGAGAGCACTAAGGAGTACCCCGTGTCCTTCAATGGGAAAGTGCGCTTCAAAAGAGATTTCCCAGCCGATATGGCGCCTTCTGAAATTGAAAAAGCCATCCTTGCCGATGCGCAAACCGTTGCACAGCTCGCTGGCGCCTCACCAAAGAAAGTTATTGTTGTTCCTAACAAAATTATAAATATTGTTATGTAAATTGTATTGATTGTTAATTAAGTTTATTGTTAATACTGCATCGCTGAGATAGTGATGCAGTATTTTTTTTGTCCTATTCCGATAGCTTTCTTTATAAATCAATAATATACCTATTTTTATAAAAGAAAAGCAAAATACAACTTTATTTTACAAAAATCGTCTATAAAACGATAAAAATAAACACTAATTATACCTACAACACACTCCATTTTTATAAATTATAACCTTATTATTTCTTAAAAAACATTTTTAGGGATGATATAAAATTTTATTTCCTTCAACCATTGCGTAGTTTAATAAGATAAAAAATAAAAATGACTACAAACTGCAACATTTTATAAGAATAAAACACAAAAAAGTAATACGACTGCTACATTGTTGCTTTTTGTGTTTTTATTTTTGATAACGTTTCATATAGGTTTATAAAAATGTGTCATCGGGTGATGCACCTATTAAAGGAGAAATATTTTATATATTAAGCATAAAAACTACGGATAAAAGATATAAAATAACAAAAATTTTTTACTTATAAATCATTGTAAATCATTGTATTATTGAAATTGTTAATAACTTTGTTGATAACTTTACAAAACTTTTTGCCGAAAAAATTTGCACGTTTCAAAAAGTCACCATATCTTTGCCGCGTAAAACAAAAGTTACTTATAAAAAGGTTATGGCAACACTAAAATTATTAGAACGTGCGAAAGTAACAGAAGTAGATGATACTTCCGACCGATTGATCACCTTATATAAGAGTGAATCAGGATTGAGTAAAGATGCCTTCCTGACTTCTTTATTTGCTGAGATCCAAAAACTCTCTGACCAAATCACCGAAGCCATTAAGCGCGACACAGGTGTCTCGGAATTGCTAAAGGCAGATAGAGTGCGCAACAAATCGCTAAGCAACCTCAACCGCGCCCTTTTAGGCTATAGCGCTATGCCTATACCTACCCTAAAAGAGCCTGCCGAAAAGCTACACAAGCTCTATAATAAGTACTGTGTAAAGATATTAAGAAAAAATTACGCCGACAAATCGTCGATGATTGAATCTTTGTTGCAGGCTTTTGCTGGAGAGGAGCCAGTAGCCCTCACTGCAAACCTCACTGGGGTTAAAGAGTGCGTAGACGACTTGAAGGATAGTCAAACAAAGTTCCACACAATGCGCGTAACCTACGAGAAAGCCGTAGCCAAGCAGGCACAGACGGAGAATGCAACTGCACTGAAAAAAACGCTTTTAGATCGCATTAATGTAAAGTTAGTGCCTTATGCAAATACTATGAAGATGGTAGATGAGAAAAAGTACAAACACTTTTACGACACCATTGTGCAGATCATCACTGACACGAATGCAGCGATCAAACTAAGGAGTGGAAAGAAAGTGAGAAAGAAAAAGAATTAGTTATGAAAAATCGAAAGGCGCATTATTCTTTCATTTGGTAAGTTATTTTATAGTAAAGCTTTTTTTTACAGTTTTTTAATGCACCTTTTGATTTTAAAAATGATTTGATTACAAATTAATAATTACTACTCAAATTCATTAAGACTGTTGGAAAAAACTAAAGTTATTGATACATTGAAAGGTGTAGGCTTAAGCTCATTTTAAAACTTTTAAAAAACTTATTATTATTAATTACTAATCTACACCTTTCTTTTAAAAAAAGATAGAAGTAAAAGTTACTTCATAAGTTCATTGAAAAGATAGTAAAGAAATATATTGCAGTATTGTTTCTTTTGAGAAATTAGTCAGTATATTAGCGGAAATAGTTGTAAAAGTGCGTGATTAGATTTTTTATGATTTGCTTTCCATAGTAATATAAACATTGTACGGAAGGCGCAGCGTTGGGGTTTGAAATTGCTTATTGTCATAATAGTTTTTTCTAGCTGCGCCTTCTTTTTTTAAAAATCGAGATTTTGCTTCTTTGCCATAGGAGTTTTTTAAAAAAATGGAATAAATATTTTTCGTTGTTCGCTATATATATTGACGATATGAGGTGTGGAGGGTACCCTCCCTCTACATCTCTTTTTTTGAGATACTTTATTTTTTTTAATCATAGTAATTTGGCAAGACCATATATGTACAAAAATTATATGATTGAGCTATCCGAATAGGGTGCGTGTGCAGTTCCATTTTACTTGCATCCTATTCTTTTTTATGTTAATACTTCATTTCACATTAAATTTCATCAACGACCTTGTCCTGTCATAAGGTCGTTTTCTTTTTTACTGAAAAAAATACTTGTCTATTCCAAAATTATTTTATAACTTTGCAGCGTATTTCACCCATAAGATGAACAGCGGTATTCACATAGCACGAAAAAGAAAAAAACACTACAAACTCAGGTACTTAGTTTGGGTAGTGGGCGTGTTGCTCTTCCTGGCGATTACCTATGTGGTGTACTACTTTTTAATGCAGCAAACCACTAACCAAGAGTATGAGCCCGTGCAGCCTATTCATTTTTCGCACAAAGTGCACGCTGACGACAATAAGATCGATTGCCAGTTCTGCCATTCGGGGGTGAGAAGCAGTGGTATAGCCGATATTCCACCACTAAGCGTTTGTATGACGTGCCACACGGAGATTAATGAATACTTCGGAGATGGCAGCAAAAAAGCTAATAGGAATAAGCCTCTCTACGACAACGAAATCAAAAAACTGTATAAGTATGTGGGTTTCAACGGGCAAACATTCCAGTATACGGGGCAGAAAAAGCCTATCCAATGGGTAAGGGTTAATAATTTGCCCGACCACGTGCATTTTAACCATTCGCAGCACGTAGTTTTGGGCAAACTCGATTGTCAAGTCTGTCACGGGGAAGTTTCTAAAATGGAAACTGTTCGACAGGCAGCACCGCTCACAATGGGTTGGTGCATCGAGTGTCACCGCACGATGGAAGTGCAAAATCTTAACGGAAAATACTATCAAAATTACAAAGAGGAGCACGCGCGGCTAGCAAAAAAGCTCGGTGTGAAGCGGTTGACCGTCGCACAGCTGGGTGGTACCGAATGTAGCAAATGTCACTATTAATCCGCAATATTTTTCAAAATAATGGCAGAGGAAAAGCAGTATTGGAAAAATATAGAGGAACTCAGCCCAGAATATCAACTCTCTGACGATCAACTTAAAGAGTTTGCTGAGGAGATACCGATAGAGGAATTTATCGGCGAGACTTCTATGCTTAAAAATACCCATTCCTCACGCCGAGATTTCTTAAAATTCGTTGGGTTTAGCACTATGGCAGCCGCAATGGCTTCGTGCGAGGGACCAGTACGGAAAAGTATTCCTTATTTAGTGGCACCCGAGCAGCTGCGGGCAGGTATTCCCAATTATTATGCTACTTCTATCAACGATGGCTATGATTTTGCTTCTATTTTAGTAAAAACGCGAGAAGGGCAACCTATTTTTATCGAAAGAAATAAAGAAGCAGGTACTTTTAGCTGTACTAATGCGCGCATTATTGCTTCAGTGCTGGGTTTGTATGATAATTCGCGGGTAAAAAAGCCTACCAACGCCAAAAAAGAGACTGTATCGTGGGATTTTCTTTCACAAGAAGCACAAAAAGCCATCTCAAAAGCTATTTCCGAGCACAAGGAGATTGTACTCCTCACGCAAACCCTAGCCAGTCCTTCTACATATGCGCTCATCGAAGATATTCAGCGCAAAGTGCCTCTCTTCTCCGTCGTGGAATACGATGCGATTTCGTACGAGCCTACCCTCGCAGCTTACGAACGCTTGTACGGACAGAGAGCGCTTCCCGACTACGATTTCTCAAAAAGTGATTTAATAATTTCCTTTGCTGCGGACTTTTTAGGTGATTGGAATGGCAAATCCTACGAGGATACGTATGCGAAAGGCAGAGTGCCAAGCGAAAAGGGGATGTCGCGCCACATTCAATTGGAAAGTAATCTCTCACTTTCGGGCGCTAATGCGGATTGGCGCATAATGCTCACGCCTTACGAGTGCGCACAGGTGATGAAAGCCTTTTACAACGCACTTTTTGGCAATCCACAGGAAGAGGCACTCGAAGGGCGATTGCAAAAGATCGTTCAACAGCTATGTGAGGAAGTAAAGCAAGCCAAAAACCCTTTGATTGTCAGTGATTTTGACGATCGCGATTTGCAACAGGCAGCAATGGAGCTCAACGAGCATTTGCATTGTGAAGCCTACCTCTCTCACGAGCCGTTGCTCATTCGCAAGGGAGATTACGGAAAAATAGCGCACTTGCTCGATCAACTCGAAAATAAAAAAGTAGGAGTGCTGTTGATACACAATTTAAATCCTGTATATACGCTTTCCTTCGGTAATGGATTTAAAAAATACCTCAAAAATGTGGATTTCATCGTCGATTTTACCCAACATTTGGATGAAACAGCCATTTGCAGCTCGTATGTAGCGCCTTTGCATCATTATTTAGAGCAATGGGGCGATGTGTGCTTCAAAAAATCGCATTACACGCTGCAACAACCCGTAATTCGTCCACTTTTTGACACAAAACAGCTTCAAGATGCATTAATGGAGTGGTTTGGATTTGAAAAAACCTATTATGACTACTTAAAAAGCCATTGGAAGAGGCACATTCTCAAAGGAAGCTCGTGGGAAAAGGCGCTTCAAGACGGGTATTTCATCGTCCAAGGAGAAGAAAACCATAAAAAACCTGCACTTTTGGTTCCTTTGGGCAAGGCGTGCCAATACACGTTTATACAAAGGCCCACCGACGGATTTCAACTCATTTTGTATCCTACAATTGCCCTTGGCGACGGTAGGCAGGCGAATAATCCGTGGTTACAAGAGCTGCCCGACCCCATTACGCGCGCTACTTGGGATAACTACGCCACACTATCCGTAATAGATGCAAAGTTGCTCGGTATTCGCAATTGGCACACCTCGGACGGCGCCTTGAATGGGCACAAAATTACGCTCATCGCAGGCGAAAAGAAGATTATGTTGCCCGCACTCATCCAACCAGGGCAGGCAGGCGGAACTATCGGTTTGTCATTGGGCTACGGACAAAAAGAGGGCTTGAAGAAGGAAATGCAAGTGGGCGTAAATGCGTATGTGCTGTACAGTGAGTTTGCCAAAGTGCAAAACATCCGCGTGGAAAAGGCGGAGGGCGAACATGAATTTGCTTGCATTCAGCTACATAACACTTTGATGGGGCGCGGTTCGATTATCAAGGAGACGACTCTCGAAGATTTTTTACATAGCGATCCACCAAAGGAAAAAGAGGCGGTTTCTCTTTGGGAAAGTGAGGCACCTACCGCAGGACATTTGTTTAAACTTTCGATTGATCTCAACGCTTGCACAGGATGCGGGGCTTGCGTTATCGCCTGTCACGCTGAGAATAATGTGCCCGTAGTAGGCAAGGAGGAAGTGCGACGTTCGCGCGATATGCATTGGTTGCGCATCGATAGGTATTACTCCTCGACCGATAGCTTTATCAATGATGCAAAACTGCTCGACCAAGCAGAGGGATTGGAAACTATCGGCGTACTGCATCGCTTAGAGCAGGCGTCAGGCAATCCACAGGTGAATTTTCAGCCCGTAATGTGTCAGCACTGTAATAATGCCCCGTGTGAGACTGTCTGCCCCGTTGCAGCCACTTCTCACGGAGCGCAAGGGCAAAACCAAATGGTGTATAACCGTTGTGTAGGCACACGCTACTGCGCTAACAACTGTCCGTACAAAGTGCGGCGCTTCAACTGGTTTGAGTACAGTGAGAACGACGCTTTTGACTTCTATATGAACGATGATATCGGGCGGATGGTGCTTAACCCAGATGTAACAGTGCGTTCGCGTGGGGTGATGGAGAAATGTTCGTTCTGCATTCAGCAAACCCAAGCGATTATTCTCAAAGCGAAAAAGGAAAACCGCCCTGTGGCTGAGGGGGAATTCAAAAATGCGTGTGCTTGCGCCGCTGCTTGCAATAGTGAGGCGATGATGTTTGATGATATTAATGATCCTTCCAGCGGATTGCGAGAAAAAATAGAAAATAAGCGTTCCTATGCCTTATTGGAGGAGATAGGCACGCGTCCGAATGTGTTCTATCAGGCGAAAGTGAGAAATGTGCGAAAAAGTGATAACCTACCTTTAGATGAATAATTATGAGCCAAAACAACCCTCCACATACCGAAGATATCCTATTGCAAGGGGCTAAAAGCTACCTCAGTGTAAGCGATGACATTAGTGCGATCGTCGAGGCGAAAACAAGTCGCACTTGGTGGCTTTGTATGGGTGCGGCATTGGCTTTCCTCGCGTGGGGCGGCTACTGTATGTATCTCACACTGACAGAAGGCATAGGGGTTTGGGGCTTGAATAAGACAGTCGGCTGGGCTTGGGATATTACGAACTTTGTGTGGTGGGTAGGTATAGGCCACGCTGGAACGTTGATTTCTGCGGTACTTTTACTTTTCCGACAAAAGTGGCGGTTAGCCATCAATCGAAGTGCAGAGGCGATGACCATCTTTGCGGTGCTGCAAGCGAGCATTTTTCCTATTATACATATGGGACGACCGTGGAAAGTGTTTTGGAACATTCCTTATCCTAACACAATGGGATCGCTGTGGGTGAATTTTAACTCTCCCCTATTGTGGGATGTGCTTGCTATCAGTACCTATCTATCTGTCTCCTTAGTTTTTTGGTGGAT from Capnocytophaga haemolytica harbors:
- a CDS encoding cytochrome c3 family protein, which translates into the protein MNSGIHIARKRKKHYKLRYLVWVVGVLLFLAITYVVYYFLMQQTTNQEYEPVQPIHFSHKVHADDNKIDCQFCHSGVRSSGIADIPPLSVCMTCHTEINEYFGDGSKKANRNKPLYDNEIKKLYKYVGFNGQTFQYTGQKKPIQWVRVNNLPDHVHFNHSQHVVLGKLDCQVCHGEVSKMETVRQAAPLTMGWCIECHRTMEVQNLNGKYYQNYKEEHARLAKKLGVKRLTVAQLGGTECSKCHY
- a CDS encoding TAT-variant-translocated molybdopterin oxidoreductase, whose translation is MAEEKQYWKNIEELSPEYQLSDDQLKEFAEEIPIEEFIGETSMLKNTHSSRRDFLKFVGFSTMAAAMASCEGPVRKSIPYLVAPEQLRAGIPNYYATSINDGYDFASILVKTREGQPIFIERNKEAGTFSCTNARIIASVLGLYDNSRVKKPTNAKKETVSWDFLSQEAQKAISKAISEHKEIVLLTQTLASPSTYALIEDIQRKVPLFSVVEYDAISYEPTLAAYERLYGQRALPDYDFSKSDLIISFAADFLGDWNGKSYEDTYAKGRVPSEKGMSRHIQLESNLSLSGANADWRIMLTPYECAQVMKAFYNALFGNPQEEALEGRLQKIVQQLCEEVKQAKNPLIVSDFDDRDLQQAAMELNEHLHCEAYLSHEPLLIRKGDYGKIAHLLDQLENKKVGVLLIHNLNPVYTLSFGNGFKKYLKNVDFIVDFTQHLDETAICSSYVAPLHHYLEQWGDVCFKKSHYTLQQPVIRPLFDTKQLQDALMEWFGFEKTYYDYLKSHWKRHILKGSSWEKALQDGYFIVQGEENHKKPALLVPLGKACQYTFIQRPTDGFQLILYPTIALGDGRQANNPWLQELPDPITRATWDNYATLSVIDAKLLGIRNWHTSDGALNGHKITLIAGEKKIMLPALIQPGQAGGTIGLSLGYGQKEGLKKEMQVGVNAYVLYSEFAKVQNIRVEKAEGEHEFACIQLHNTLMGRGSIIKETTLEDFLHSDPPKEKEAVSLWESEAPTAGHLFKLSIDLNACTGCGACVIACHAENNVPVVGKEEVRRSRDMHWLRIDRYYSSTDSFINDAKLLDQAEGLETIGVLHRLEQASGNPQVNFQPVMCQHCNNAPCETVCPVAATSHGAQGQNQMVYNRCVGTRYCANNCPYKVRRFNWFEYSENDAFDFYMNDDIGRMVLNPDVTVRSRGVMEKCSFCIQQTQAIILKAKKENRPVAEGEFKNACACAAACNSEAMMFDDINDPSSGLREKIENKRSYALLEEIGTRPNVFYQAKVRNVRKSDNLPLDE